The following proteins are encoded in a genomic region of Porphyrobacter sp. CACIAM 03H1:
- a CDS encoding TonB-dependent receptor domain-containing protein has protein sequence MLKGTRLAGLLLLTTALTMPSVLHAQETPPEETSTEQAGDPLADAVEGEPPAQDLQDTDISLPGGGIIVTGRRNRDPARTSGQVLSVLSEADIARSGEGDIAGALTRVSGLSLVGNGRVFVRGLGDRYSLALLNGLPLPSPEPLSRVVPLDIFPTSVISSSLVQKTYSANFPGEFGGGVINLTTKAIPTETFLTVGFSGSGDTETTFQNGLTYFGSRWDTFGFDNGNRDFPSALQDAIASNTRINDLPIAQQRQLAGQIMPLNLVTLQKNNELPINFSANVTGGTSFEIGDGNYLGLIATAGITNTWRNRNVTSQQFGDAEAGQLLFDSRNFITDNKVLVNGLIGLGLDIGEHTIRWTNLYIRDTLKTARLATGTDSFTDVARPFEFQTQQTGWFERQLMDSQLVAEFNFDRFELDLRGGYARTDREAPYNAIVPYIRTNIPNDPFGDKFVVDVGALIGGTERIQVGFEDLREELWFGGADVTFEVTDTLSLTAGYAYSDTSRRSLSFIIRPLIGSTAEFTTALRALGLRRPGEIFNGATLASGVIPPATTAQPFFNITVSDPTPFPVFDAALTVHAGYGLARYRPTDRLSLEAGVRYEDGLQVAAPDPAFGGGNLANPTRIANDYFLPSATVTWEAIDDLQLRLSASQTIARPQFRELVEQTYFDPESNRRFRGNPFLIDSELINVEARAEYYFGGPRRVSLAGFFKKIDNPIENFLITAPGIIETSYANAPEAELYGAEFDFAYGIDLANWGGFFETKQFLILANYTYTQSSIAVGPNDLAPIPGAIGQAASQLFDDGAPLVGQSDHVANLSLGIEDDDKVQQFTVLFNYASERVTLRGGALPDVVEDPGLTVDVVARSEVKLGGLPLEVSLEARNIFGRDNFEFQQINGNRAEINTFDVGTSFSIGIKAEF, from the coding sequence ACGGCGCTGACCATGCCGTCGGTTCTCCACGCGCAGGAAACGCCGCCCGAGGAGACGTCCACCGAGCAGGCCGGTGATCCGCTGGCCGACGCTGTCGAAGGCGAGCCCCCGGCCCAGGACCTTCAGGATACCGACATCTCCCTGCCCGGCGGCGGGATCATCGTCACCGGCCGCCGCAACCGCGATCCCGCACGCACCTCGGGCCAGGTGCTGAGCGTGCTGTCGGAAGCCGACATCGCCCGCAGCGGCGAAGGCGACATCGCCGGCGCGCTGACCCGCGTCAGCGGCCTCTCGCTCGTCGGCAACGGCCGCGTCTTCGTGCGCGGTTTGGGCGACCGCTATTCGCTCGCGCTGCTCAACGGCCTCCCGCTGCCGAGCCCCGAGCCCCTCAGCCGCGTCGTTCCGCTGGACATCTTCCCGACCAGCGTGATCTCCTCCAGCCTCGTGCAGAAGACCTATTCGGCCAACTTCCCGGGCGAATTCGGTGGCGGGGTGATCAACCTCACCACCAAGGCGATCCCGACCGAGACCTTCCTCACCGTCGGCTTCTCGGGCAGCGGGGACACCGAGACGACCTTCCAGAACGGCCTCACCTATTTCGGCAGCCGCTGGGACACCTTCGGCTTCGACAATGGCAACCGCGACTTCCCGAGCGCGCTGCAGGACGCAATCGCGAGCAACACCCGCATCAACGACCTGCCGATCGCCCAGCAGCGCCAGCTCGCCGGGCAGATCATGCCGCTCAACCTCGTCACGCTGCAGAAGAACAACGAGCTGCCGATCAACTTCAGCGCCAATGTGACCGGCGGCACCTCCTTCGAGATCGGTGACGGCAACTACCTCGGCCTGATTGCGACCGCCGGGATCACCAACACCTGGCGCAACCGCAACGTCACCAGCCAGCAGTTCGGCGACGCGGAGGCGGGCCAGCTCCTGTTCGATTCGCGCAACTTCATCACCGACAACAAGGTGCTGGTGAACGGCCTGATCGGCCTCGGGCTCGACATCGGCGAGCACACGATCCGCTGGACCAACCTCTACATCCGCGACACCCTCAAGACCGCGCGCCTCGCGACCGGCACCGACAGCTTCACCGACGTCGCGCGCCCGTTCGAGTTCCAGACCCAGCAGACCGGCTGGTTCGAGCGCCAGCTGATGGACTCGCAGCTCGTCGCCGAATTCAACTTCGACCGCTTCGAGCTCGACCTGCGCGGCGGCTATGCCCGCACCGACCGTGAGGCGCCCTACAACGCGATCGTCCCCTACATCCGCACCAACATCCCCAACGATCCCTTCGGCGACAAGTTCGTGGTCGATGTGGGCGCCCTGATCGGCGGGACCGAGCGCATCCAGGTCGGCTTCGAGGATCTGCGCGAGGAACTCTGGTTCGGCGGTGCGGACGTGACCTTCGAGGTCACCGACACGCTCTCGCTGACCGCGGGCTACGCCTATTCGGACACCTCGCGCCGCTCGCTGTCCTTCATCATCCGCCCCCTGATCGGCTCCACCGCCGAATTCACCACCGCCCTGCGCGCGCTGGGCCTGCGGCGGCCGGGCGAGATCTTCAACGGCGCGACGCTCGCCTCCGGGGTCATCCCCCCGGCGACCACCGCGCAGCCCTTCTTCAACATCACGGTCTCCGACCCCACCCCCTTTCCCGTATTCGACGCCGCGCTGACAGTGCACGCGGGCTACGGCCTCGCGCGCTACCGGCCGACCGACCGGCTCAGCCTCGAGGCGGGCGTGCGCTACGAGGACGGGTTGCAGGTGGCGGCGCCCGATCCCGCTTTCGGCGGCGGCAACCTCGCCAACCCGACGCGGATCGCCAACGACTACTTCCTGCCCTCGGCCACGGTCACCTGGGAGGCGATCGACGATCTCCAGCTGCGCCTCTCGGCCTCGCAGACCATCGCCCGCCCGCAGTTCCGCGAGCTGGTCGAGCAGACCTATTTCGATCCGGAATCGAACCGCCGTTTCCGCGGCAACCCCTTCCTGATCGACAGCGAGCTGATCAACGTCGAGGCCCGCGCCGAGTATTACTTCGGCGGCCCGCGCCGGGTGAGCCTCGCGGGCTTCTTCAAGAAGATCGACAACCCGATCGAGAACTTCCTGATCACCGCCCCGGGCATCATCGAGACCAGCTACGCCAACGCGCCCGAGGCCGAGCTCTACGGCGCCGAGTTCGATTTCGCCTACGGGATCGACCTCGCCAACTGGGGCGGGTTCTTCGAGACCAAGCAATTCCTGATCCTCGCCAACTACACCTACACCCAGTCGAGCATCGCGGTCGGGCCGAACGATCTGGCCCCGATCCCGGGGGCGATCGGCCAGGCGGCGAGCCAGCTGTTCGACGACGGCGCGCCGCTGGTGGGCCAGTCGGACCATGTCGCCAACCTCTCGCTCGGCATCGAGGACGACGACAAGGTCCAGCAGTTCACCGTGCTGTTCAACTACGCCAGCGAGCGCGTGACCCTGCGCGGCGGCGCCCTGCCCGACGTGGTCGAGGACCCGGGCCTGACGGTCGACGTGGTGGCGCGTTCGGAAGTGAAGCTCGGCGGCTTGCCGCTCGAAGTGAGCCTCGAGGCGCGCAACATCTTCGGCCGCGACAACTTCGAGTTCCAGCAGATCAACGGCAACCGCGCCGAGATCAACACCTTCGACGTGGGCACGAGCTTCTCGATCGGGATCAAGGCGGAGTTCTGA